In the genome of Nitrospira japonica, one region contains:
- a CDS encoding S1C family serine protease — translation MRRSALITMLSSILSIVLFVLACGPSPASALNTQEEINTVRVYKKISVATVLITSAYASTHHVNQEMGKGIGSGVLIDDQGLIVTNAHVVQGAAKLTVMLHDGTRLPAQMIGSDMVYDVALLRVAIPKGKYPHAQLGNSDKLEVGQKVIAIGHPFGLGYAMSTGIISGFGKLLETKQEVFQDRIIQTTTPINPGNSGGPLVDSDDRVIGINTAILLGAQNIGFAIPINTVKSVMADLQTYGRVIRPWLGVKGKFVTEELRTLIALPMVDGLLVQDVEEGSPAARIGLEAGELDVAIEGEPWVLGGDILVSINGQDLRTISHYTKTLQGLKADQAVELRVFRDGDYRTINLTLGERPMPPLPQQRPKTDVPPLIPQMLPYSQF, via the coding sequence ATGCGCCGATCTGCTCTGATCACGATGCTGTCATCGATCCTGTCCATTGTATTGTTTGTTCTCGCCTGCGGACCGTCCCCGGCCTCGGCTCTGAACACGCAAGAGGAAATTAATACCGTTCGCGTCTACAAGAAGATTTCCGTGGCGACGGTGCTCATCACCTCCGCCTATGCCAGCACTCATCATGTGAACCAGGAAATGGGAAAGGGCATCGGTTCCGGCGTCCTGATCGACGACCAGGGCCTGATCGTGACGAATGCCCACGTGGTTCAGGGAGCGGCGAAGCTGACCGTCATGCTCCACGACGGCACCAGGCTTCCCGCCCAAATGATCGGAAGCGATATGGTATACGACGTGGCCTTGCTGCGCGTCGCGATTCCGAAGGGCAAATATCCCCACGCCCAACTGGGCAATTCCGACAAACTGGAAGTCGGGCAGAAGGTCATCGCCATCGGACACCCGTTCGGCCTGGGTTACGCGATGTCGACCGGTATCATCAGCGGATTCGGAAAGCTCCTGGAGACCAAGCAAGAAGTGTTTCAAGACCGCATCATCCAAACCACGACGCCGATCAATCCCGGCAACAGCGGGGGGCCATTGGTGGATTCGGACGATCGGGTGATCGGAATCAACACGGCGATTCTGCTGGGTGCGCAGAATATCGGATTTGCGATTCCCATCAACACCGTGAAATCGGTCATGGCCGACTTGCAGACCTATGGCCGGGTCATTCGACCCTGGCTCGGGGTCAAGGGCAAGTTCGTGACCGAAGAACTGCGGACGCTGATCGCTCTGCCCATGGTGGACGGTCTTCTCGTTCAGGACGTCGAGGAAGGCAGTCCGGCGGCAAGGATCGGGCTGGAGGCCGGTGAATTGGACGTGGCGATCGAGGGCGAACCCTGGGTGCTCGGAGGAGATATTCTCGTGTCCATTAACGGCCAGGATTTGCGAACGATTAGCCACTATACCAAGACGCTTCAGGGTCTCAAGGCCGATCAAGCGGTCGAGTTGCGAGTGTTCAGAGACGGTGACTATCGGACCATCAACCTGACGCTCGGCGAGCGGCCGATGCCTCCGCTCCCGCAGCAGCGGCCAAAGACCGATGTCCCGCCGCTGATTCCGCAGATGCTGCCCTATTCACAATTTTAA
- a CDS encoding PepSY-associated TM helix domain-containing protein, giving the protein MTIVAFKKWYVVHKWTSLVCTLFLLLLCLTGLPLVFRDELSVWLGEAVEPPEQVVATKSVTLQALVDDAQRRRPSDAVQFLTLDDEHPAWFVSLGASPAAIDSSGIYMYDTRTGDFLHAVPTNTGVTNFFFKLHTELFAGLPGMLFLGSMGLLFLGSTVSGVVVYGPFMRKLAFGTIRQERHLRLTWLDLHNLLGITTLLWALVVGVTGVVNTLERPLLGYWQQTELAGMLAPWSGKPAPRTLLPVDRVIEAAQAAAPDLVPRFVGFPGTVIATPYHYVVFMRGQNPLTSRLLTPFLFDAETAQLADTRSLPWYLTVLVLSQPLHFGDYGGMPLKIIWGMLDLLIIIVLVSGLYLWWRKRPFALEHVVDDGESKARHGFDRVVPR; this is encoded by the coding sequence GTGACGATCGTGGCCTTCAAAAAGTGGTACGTCGTCCATAAGTGGACCAGTTTGGTCTGTACCCTCTTTCTGCTGCTGCTGTGCTTGACCGGCCTGCCGCTTGTCTTTCGAGACGAGTTGTCGGTCTGGCTCGGCGAAGCCGTGGAACCGCCTGAGCAGGTAGTGGCCACGAAGTCGGTCACGCTCCAAGCGTTGGTCGACGATGCGCAGCGACGACGGCCGAGCGATGCGGTACAGTTTTTGACGCTGGATGATGAGCATCCGGCCTGGTTCGTCTCGCTCGGCGCCTCTCCGGCAGCCATCGACAGTAGCGGGATTTACATGTATGACACGCGAACGGGTGACTTCCTCCACGCGGTCCCGACGAACACAGGCGTCACGAACTTCTTTTTCAAGCTCCACACAGAATTGTTTGCCGGTCTGCCTGGCATGTTGTTTTTAGGCAGCATGGGACTACTCTTCTTGGGGTCCACCGTCTCCGGCGTGGTGGTCTACGGTCCCTTCATGCGAAAGCTGGCATTCGGCACAATCCGGCAGGAGCGGCATCTTCGCCTGACCTGGCTTGACCTGCATAATCTGCTAGGGATCACAACCCTGTTGTGGGCGCTCGTGGTGGGCGTTACGGGGGTGGTCAATACCTTGGAACGCCCGTTGCTAGGTTATTGGCAACAGACGGAATTGGCAGGAATGCTGGCGCCCTGGAGCGGCAAGCCAGCTCCTCGAACTCTGCTGCCGGTGGATCGAGTCATCGAAGCTGCACAAGCTGCTGCACCTGATTTGGTCCCGCGGTTCGTCGGATTTCCCGGGACCGTCATTGCCACGCCCTATCATTATGTGGTGTTCATGCGCGGCCAGAATCCCCTGACCTCTCGACTCTTGACCCCATTTTTGTTTGATGCAGAGACGGCACAGCTCGCGGATACGCGCTCGCTGCCGTGGTATCTCACCGTACTCGTGCTCTCTCAACCCCTCCATTTCGGGGACTATGGTGGCATGCCGCTGAAGATCATCTGGGGCATGCTTGATCTGCTCATCATCATCGTGCTGGTCAGCGGGCTGTACTTATGGTGGAGAAAACGCCCCTTCGCTCTGGAACACGTCGTCGACGACGGGGAGTCTAAGGCGCGCCACGGCTTCGATCGCGTGGTGCCACGGTGA
- a CDS encoding murein transglycosylase domain-containing protein — MPDRRIRFLISAVLSTALLSCESTDRMVAATEQALASRTGRTVLEVVQSKDPSKAVQRRLDQYAQDPDRLLSDLRAAQHDFQTLYKALNGKVAEKWGPKEVKLPEKKKYVKYTQSYKSRAIVDFDKAEITVETLDAGDARRSLNRAITAALLTPQDPRTVDLFSDKETPVTGEEEPYLLGLVLDQQNKPVRTPEAAESFANYLVEKKAATRTIDQNGTSKQATYVTMKMVANLSQKQAEKYRPYVMRFAEHYTMSPSLVLAIMRTESNFNPYAVSPVPAYGLMQLVPTSGGREAYRRAKGQDVTPTRDYLFDPEHNVELGTAFLNVLMFSQLDDVANQVSREYCVIAAYNTGAGNVFKTFSKNRTTALQQINDLQPAALYDRLRSKLPYQETRNYLEKVTTYRKGFVISSNASS; from the coding sequence ATGCCAGACCGGCGAATCAGGTTTCTGATCTCAGCTGTGCTCTCCACCGCTCTTCTCAGCTGCGAGTCCACCGATCGCATGGTCGCCGCCACGGAGCAGGCGCTCGCCAGCCGCACCGGAAGAACCGTCCTCGAAGTCGTCCAGAGCAAAGATCCTTCCAAGGCCGTCCAGCGGCGCCTCGACCAATACGCCCAAGATCCCGATCGGCTGCTCAGCGACCTGCGAGCGGCGCAACACGATTTCCAGACGCTATACAAGGCGCTCAACGGAAAGGTGGCGGAGAAATGGGGGCCGAAGGAAGTGAAGCTTCCGGAAAAGAAAAAGTACGTGAAGTACACGCAAAGCTACAAGAGTCGCGCCATCGTGGATTTCGACAAGGCGGAAATCACCGTGGAAACGCTGGACGCGGGGGACGCGCGCAGGAGTCTCAACCGGGCGATTACGGCCGCCTTGTTGACTCCGCAGGATCCGAGAACGGTCGATCTGTTTTCGGACAAGGAGACTCCGGTCACCGGCGAGGAGGAGCCTTACCTGCTCGGGCTTGTGTTGGATCAGCAAAATAAACCCGTACGAACGCCCGAGGCGGCCGAGTCCTTTGCAAACTATCTGGTCGAGAAGAAAGCCGCCACCAGAACGATCGACCAAAACGGCACCAGCAAGCAGGCCACCTACGTCACGATGAAGATGGTGGCCAATCTCTCCCAGAAGCAGGCTGAAAAGTACCGGCCCTACGTCATGCGGTTCGCCGAACACTATACGATGAGTCCGAGTCTCGTCCTGGCGATCATGCGGACGGAGAGCAATTTCAATCCCTACGCCGTCAGCCCGGTTCCGGCCTACGGCCTGATGCAGCTGGTGCCGACCAGCGGTGGACGCGAGGCCTACCGGCGCGCCAAAGGGCAGGATGTCACTCCCACGCGTGACTACCTCTTCGATCCAGAGCACAACGTCGAACTCGGGACGGCCTTTTTGAACGTCCTGATGTTCAGCCAGCTGGACGACGTGGCCAATCAGGTATCGCGCGAGTACTGCGTGATCGCCGCCTACAATACCGGCGCCGGAAATGTGTTCAAAACCTTCTCCAAGAATCGGACGACTGCCTTGCAGCAAATCAACGACCTCCAGCCGGCCGCCCTCTACGACAGATTGCGGAGCAAGCTCCCCTACCAAGAAACCAGAAACTACCTGGAGAAAGTCACGACCTATCGAAAAGGGTTTGTGATCTCGTCGAACGCATCAAGCTGA
- a CDS encoding tetratricopeptide repeat protein, whose protein sequence is MMLRRGLAAILCTVFLGVTAAYADMGHGHAAAPLKAGAGSKAETHITEGIMHYEKGHMDEAKKHFTAAVQDDPQSAEAHYNVALVLDKTGDHKGASEHFKKAKELGKDNPDIQNSEILNKHVKM, encoded by the coding sequence ATGATGCTGCGACGAGGATTGGCGGCGATACTCTGCACGGTGTTCCTGGGCGTAACGGCGGCCTATGCCGACATGGGCCATGGGCATGCGGCGGCACCTCTCAAGGCCGGCGCCGGCTCCAAGGCCGAAACCCATATTACCGAAGGGATCATGCATTACGAGAAGGGACATATGGACGAGGCCAAGAAGCATTTCACGGCGGCCGTCCAGGACGATCCGCAATCGGCGGAAGCCCACTATAATGTCGCGTTGGTGTTGGACAAGACGGGCGACCACAAGGGAGCGAGCGAGCACTTCAAAAAGGCGAAAGAGCTGGGCAAGGACAATCCCGACATTCAGAACTCCGAGATTCTGAACAAGCACGTAAAAATGTAA
- a CDS encoding RNA polymerase sigma factor — protein sequence MGEIERLFDEQRHLLTRHLTRLVSSRELATDLVQEAFARLLGMVGKQQVAYPRSLLYRTAINLAIDHLRTRKTETHSLADASMLEAALEVASPTPAADRALSAKQQLQIVASAIDQLPPRTRQAFLLHRVHGYSYAQIATQLGISESAVEKLITRALKQCWHAVNLLDLD from the coding sequence GTGGGGGAAATCGAGCGTCTCTTCGATGAGCAGCGTCATCTGCTCACGCGACATCTGACGCGTCTTGTGAGCTCACGCGAACTGGCCACGGACCTCGTCCAAGAAGCGTTCGCTCGGCTCTTGGGGATGGTGGGCAAACAGCAGGTCGCATATCCACGGTCCCTCCTGTATCGCACCGCAATCAATCTCGCGATTGATCATCTCCGGACCCGAAAAACAGAGACACATTCTCTTGCTGATGCCTCGATGCTCGAAGCCGCGCTGGAGGTTGCCTCTCCCACACCGGCGGCCGATCGCGCATTATCGGCAAAACAACAACTTCAGATAGTGGCGAGCGCAATTGACCAACTCCCACCACGCACGCGCCAAGCATTCCTTCTGCACCGGGTACACGGGTACTCCTACGCTCAGATCGCGACACAGTTAGGTATCTCGGAGAGCGCGGTCGAGAAGCTGATCACCCGGGCACTGAAGCAGTGTTGGCATGCCGTCAACCTGCTCGACCTCGATTGA
- a CDS encoding TonB-dependent siderophore receptor — MSKVFQELVAILKHASRGALCLVALAGALTSPVAAQEETPSVVFTIASQPLSSALHIFAETTDWQVSIPSEIVADMASPGVNGTHTPEEGLKALLVGTGLTYRVVSPKIVTLERESSTAFVPGMIAAGTAGAAGAMAATNGDATATGPAMAKPVQVPEVVVKDTRQRDNDTQSYVAEESSTATRTDTPFIQIPQSVGVVTQRVIQDQRAVRMDQALRNVSGIAIAQSNEGEANNDKMFCRGFPCAFFKNNLRNEDTNQVLTFRDISNVQRLEVLKGPPSVLYGRSEPGGIINILTKQPQAERYASIDQIIGSFNFYRTMVDVTGPMNESKTLLFRVNGAYENRESFRDFVEGQRYFIAPVFTWKASNKTTITIEGEYIHDRTTFDAGLPAVGEGIAQVPRSRFLGEPYNLSKTEEGRVSLLVAHRFTDSWRIESQFRADESNIQGNFAFSDGLLPDNQSLARTFFALSPDISSYYWRNDVIGKVATGSLKHELLGGVELGHQTASLKFGFAPLNNIDIFNPIYNQLPEPTAPDFLPNSRMFANAAGAYVQDQVALLNNLHLLVGARGDYFYQNSTVGTDVTKAENWGFSPRIGVSYQPIAPVSLYANVTRSFQPIFTPFSAISNVSKPTTATQYEAGVKTVLVPDRLTSTLAIYQINKRDAPVVDPANPFLILQTGAQRSQGVEFDIAAQLLAGWRAIATYAYTDARVTADTTIPVGNRLPLVARNTGSFWTTYDIQEGLFKGVGAGTGIFAVGQRAGDITNSFYLPGYVRWDAALYYRKQEILPHTNLVAQLNFLNLLNQEYFFGGQQSRGAAAFPGAPLSLLGSIKLEFF, encoded by the coding sequence ATGTCGAAGGTCTTCCAGGAACTGGTGGCGATACTCAAGCACGCAAGTCGCGGAGCCCTGTGCCTCGTGGCGTTGGCCGGTGCGCTCACCTCTCCGGTTGCGGCGCAAGAGGAGACCCCCTCCGTCGTGTTCACGATTGCATCACAGCCCTTGTCTTCGGCGTTGCACATCTTTGCAGAAACGACCGATTGGCAGGTGAGTATTCCGTCCGAGATCGTCGCGGATATGGCGTCTCCTGGCGTGAACGGAACGCATACGCCCGAGGAGGGCTTGAAAGCGCTCCTAGTCGGAACGGGACTCACCTATCGCGTAGTGAGCCCAAAGATCGTCACGCTGGAGCGTGAGAGTTCAACAGCGTTTGTGCCTGGGATGATCGCTGCGGGAACCGCGGGAGCGGCCGGCGCTATGGCGGCCACCAACGGCGACGCTACGGCCACTGGTCCAGCGATGGCAAAACCTGTGCAGGTGCCCGAGGTGGTGGTGAAGGATACCCGCCAACGTGACAACGACACGCAATCGTATGTGGCCGAGGAATCCAGCACCGCCACACGAACCGACACCCCGTTCATTCAGATTCCGCAGTCAGTAGGGGTCGTGACGCAGCGAGTAATTCAGGATCAGCGTGCCGTGCGTATGGACCAAGCGCTCCGCAACGTCAGTGGTATTGCCATTGCCCAATCGAATGAGGGAGAAGCCAACAACGACAAGATGTTCTGCCGAGGATTCCCCTGCGCGTTCTTCAAGAACAACCTTCGCAACGAGGATACGAATCAGGTGCTGACGTTTAGGGACATCTCCAATGTGCAACGGTTGGAGGTCTTGAAGGGTCCTCCGTCGGTGCTATACGGCCGAAGCGAACCCGGTGGGATTATCAACATTCTGACGAAGCAGCCGCAGGCTGAACGGTATGCCTCCATCGATCAAATCATCGGCAGTTTTAACTTCTATCGGACGATGGTCGATGTCACCGGACCCATGAATGAGAGCAAAACGCTCCTCTTTCGCGTCAACGGTGCCTACGAAAACCGGGAGAGCTTTCGGGATTTCGTCGAAGGACAACGATATTTTATTGCCCCGGTATTTACCTGGAAGGCGAGCAACAAGACGACCATCACCATCGAAGGCGAATATATCCATGATCGAACGACGTTTGATGCGGGCTTGCCGGCAGTCGGCGAGGGGATTGCTCAAGTACCACGGAGTCGCTTTCTCGGCGAGCCCTACAATCTCTCCAAGACAGAAGAAGGACGGGTCAGTCTGTTAGTGGCCCATCGGTTCACTGACAGTTGGCGGATCGAGAGTCAATTCCGGGCGGATGAAAGCAACATCCAGGGTAACTTCGCCTTTTCGGATGGATTGTTACCTGACAATCAATCGTTGGCACGCACCTTCTTCGCACTGTCCCCGGACATTTCCAGTTACTACTGGCGCAATGATGTCATTGGGAAGGTGGCCACGGGATCCCTGAAGCATGAACTCTTGGGCGGCGTCGAGCTCGGCCATCAAACGGCGTCCCTCAAATTCGGCTTCGCGCCTCTCAATAACATCGATATCTTCAATCCCATCTACAACCAATTACCTGAGCCGACTGCACCGGATTTCCTCCCCAACTCGAGAATGTTCGCGAATGCCGCGGGCGCCTATGTGCAGGACCAGGTGGCCCTTCTAAACAACCTCCATCTCTTGGTGGGGGCCCGCGGAGATTATTTCTATCAGAACAGCACCGTCGGCACCGACGTCACCAAAGCGGAGAATTGGGGGTTTAGCCCACGCATTGGCGTGTCGTATCAACCGATTGCCCCAGTATCGTTGTATGCCAATGTCACCCGCTCGTTTCAGCCGATCTTTACGCCATTTTCGGCGATCTCCAACGTGTCCAAGCCCACCACCGCGACGCAATATGAAGCCGGGGTCAAGACCGTGCTCGTGCCCGACCGGCTGACCTCGACACTCGCCATCTACCAAATCAACAAACGTGATGCGCCGGTGGTCGACCCGGCGAACCCGTTTCTCATCCTCCAAACCGGCGCGCAGCGCAGCCAGGGGGTGGAATTCGACATCGCGGCCCAATTGCTGGCAGGGTGGAGGGCCATTGCCACCTATGCCTATACCGATGCGCGGGTCACCGCCGACACCACGATTCCAGTCGGGAATCGCTTGCCGCTCGTCGCCAGAAATACGGGCAGCTTCTGGACCACCTATGACATTCAAGAGGGCCTCTTTAAAGGGGTAGGAGCCGGAACCGGCATCTTTGCCGTAGGCCAGCGTGCGGGCGATATTACCAATTCATTCTATCTGCCTGGCTATGTGCGGTGGGATGCCGCACTGTACTATCGCAAACAGGAGATATTGCCCCACACCAATCTCGTTGCGCAGCTGAATTTCTTAAATCTTCTCAATCAAGAGTACTTTTTCGGCGGGCAACAAAGTCGCGGCGCAGCCGCCTTTCCCGGTGCACCACTGAGCCTGCTTGGATCTATCAAGCTGGAATTTTTCTAG
- a CDS encoding DUF2157 domain-containing protein gives MKLPRKQAAVVRDAIERWKRDGIIPESQAATLTGTIEVQYFDWRKLAKYSFWIALFSIITSVSAALSDRMLQELFEILFNAPAMLKCACLALAATALYRLGLAKRLQDPEKVYRNEAIFFLGVLATAGAVTQLGVAFDTGSGHYSLLLLLSFILYAVLGVMLESNLIWVFGLAALGGWMGTETGYMSGWGAYYLGMNYPLRFVLFGGLLTGCALASERHPIASRFYRSTLVMGLLYLFIALWILSIFGNHGDMASWERVKQIELFHWSILFGAVAGWAVYYGLRHDDDVTKGFGLTFLGINLYTRYFEFFWDGLHKALFFALLAASFWYIGSKAETIWNLGKEDRSDQAKA, from the coding sequence ATGAAGCTTCCGCGCAAACAAGCCGCCGTGGTCCGCGATGCCATCGAGCGATGGAAACGGGACGGCATCATTCCCGAGTCGCAAGCTGCGACGCTCACCGGCACCATCGAAGTCCAATACTTCGACTGGCGGAAACTCGCGAAGTATTCGTTCTGGATTGCGCTGTTTTCCATTATCACGTCGGTAAGCGCCGCGCTGTCCGACCGTATGCTGCAAGAGTTGTTCGAGATCCTCTTCAACGCCCCCGCCATGCTCAAGTGCGCCTGCCTGGCTCTCGCCGCCACCGCACTCTACCGGCTGGGTCTCGCAAAGCGGCTCCAGGATCCGGAAAAGGTCTATCGCAACGAGGCGATTTTCTTTCTCGGCGTGTTGGCGACGGCCGGAGCCGTCACCCAACTCGGCGTGGCATTCGACACGGGCAGCGGGCACTATTCCCTTCTGCTGCTGCTCTCGTTCATTCTCTACGCCGTCCTGGGGGTGATGCTTGAATCGAATCTGATTTGGGTGTTTGGGCTGGCCGCGCTCGGCGGCTGGATGGGAACGGAAACCGGCTATATGTCCGGCTGGGGAGCCTACTACCTGGGCATGAACTATCCGTTGCGTTTCGTCCTATTCGGCGGCCTGCTGACCGGTTGCGCGCTGGCATCGGAACGCCATCCGATCGCATCGAGGTTCTATCGGAGCACGCTCGTGATGGGCCTGTTATATCTCTTCATCGCCCTGTGGATTCTGTCTATTTTTGGCAACCACGGCGACATGGCCTCCTGGGAACGAGTGAAACAGATCGAATTGTTCCATTGGTCGATCCTGTTTGGGGCCGTGGCCGGCTGGGCGGTCTATTACGGCCTGCGACACGACGACGACGTCACCAAAGGTTTCGGCCTGACGTTCCTCGGCATCAACCTCTATACACGCTATTTCGAATTCTTCTGGGACGGCTTGCACAAAGCTCTCTTCTTTGCGCTCCTGGCCGCCAGCTTCTGGTACATCGGCAGCAAAGCGGAAACGATATGGAATCTTGGGAAAGAGGATCGGTCGGACCAGGCAAAGGCCTGA
- a CDS encoding SpoIIAA family protein translates to MLVHQLLANEGILLIRPDGPIAAGDFELVAKTVDPYIENKGTLRGVMIEAPSFPGWDSFAALMSHLCFVRDHHRFVAKVAAVSDSPILSIAPEIAKHFVQAEVRHFNATDRDAALAWLRE, encoded by the coding sequence ATGCTCGTTCATCAACTTCTTGCCAATGAAGGCATCTTGCTGATCAGGCCGGATGGACCGATCGCCGCCGGCGACTTCGAGTTGGTCGCCAAGACGGTCGATCCGTACATCGAGAACAAGGGGACGCTTCGTGGCGTGATGATCGAGGCTCCGTCGTTTCCGGGGTGGGACAGCTTTGCCGCGCTCATGTCGCATTTGTGCTTCGTTCGTGATCACCACCGATTCGTCGCCAAGGTTGCCGCTGTTTCCGACAGCCCCATTCTTTCCATCGCACCGGAAATCGCCAAACATTTTGTCCAAGCCGAAGTCCGCCACTTCAACGCGACCGACCGCGACGCCGCTCTCGCCTGGCTGCGCGAGTGA
- the rnhA gene encoding ribonuclease HI, which produces MIEIYADGACSGNPGPGGWGVLLRVNEIETELCGGEPATTNNRMELLAVIHALQSFPEPMEAHVYTDSQYVQKGISEWIHSWKRRGWKTAGRDPVKNEDLWRRLDALAARHVLEWHWVKGHAGHPENERADALARAGLEQARRTGHRSGSAADSPPYDRLF; this is translated from the coding sequence ATGATTGAAATTTATGCGGACGGAGCCTGCAGCGGAAATCCCGGCCCCGGCGGTTGGGGCGTACTGTTGCGCGTCAATGAGATCGAGACGGAGCTGTGCGGCGGGGAGCCGGCGACGACGAACAATCGCATGGAGCTGCTCGCGGTGATCCATGCCCTGCAATCCTTTCCCGAACCGATGGAGGCGCACGTCTATACCGACTCACAGTATGTGCAGAAGGGTATCAGCGAGTGGATCCACAGTTGGAAACGGCGCGGGTGGAAAACGGCCGGCAGGGATCCGGTGAAGAACGAAGACCTCTGGCGACGTCTCGACGCGCTGGCCGCCCGCCATGTTCTCGAATGGCATTGGGTCAAGGGTCATGCCGGCCACCCGGAGAACGAACGGGCGGACGCGCTGGCCAGGGCAGGCCTGGAACAGGCGCGGCGCACCGGCCATCGATCCGGCAGCGCGGCGGACTCACCGCCATACGACCGGTTGTTCTAA
- a CDS encoding FecR family protein: protein MSNEQASSSPRPEEARIVEEAIDWFGRLRAGNVSAADRAAFDQWCQQDPLHARAFRRINAGWDHPILKEAAALAASTEFPAVPLKSQPPTWWRPALAAAAVVAALVVLAQASWDLWTRMQADYYTTVGERRTIQLPDQSTVTLNTQTAIVVAYEGAVRTIHLLKGQAFFKVAADRQRPFIVEYAGMATKAVGTEFVVHAQPRGLDVTVVEGLVQVADEKHSWPDIALAAGNEVHVEQGRADPPHAIDPRMATAWLRGHLMVTDARLGDVLDEVRRYYPGTIIILNPTLNQIHVTGTYHLDQPAALLTTLSRTLPFHMVTVADRLAVLY, encoded by the coding sequence ATGTCCAACGAACAAGCCAGTTCGTCGCCGCGTCCTGAGGAGGCCAGGATCGTTGAAGAGGCGATCGATTGGTTTGGACGATTACGCGCGGGTAATGTGTCCGCGGCCGATCGAGCGGCCTTCGACCAGTGGTGTCAACAAGATCCATTGCATGCCCGCGCGTTTCGCCGCATCAACGCGGGGTGGGACCACCCGATTCTCAAGGAGGCGGCTGCCCTCGCCGCCTCAACGGAGTTTCCCGCTGTCCCGCTGAAATCCCAACCTCCAACGTGGTGGCGCCCGGCACTGGCTGCTGCGGCGGTCGTGGCGGCCTTGGTCGTACTCGCACAGGCGTCGTGGGACCTGTGGACCCGCATGCAAGCCGACTATTACACCACGGTCGGTGAGCGTCGGACGATTCAGTTGCCCGATCAGTCGACGGTGACCTTGAATACCCAAACAGCGATCGTCGTGGCGTATGAAGGCGCGGTGAGAACAATTCATCTATTAAAAGGTCAGGCCTTCTTCAAGGTGGCCGCTGATCGACAACGGCCATTCATCGTCGAGTATGCCGGAATGGCTACAAAAGCCGTGGGAACGGAATTCGTGGTGCATGCACAGCCGAGAGGCCTCGACGTGACCGTGGTCGAGGGGCTGGTGCAAGTCGCCGATGAAAAGCATTCCTGGCCAGACATTGCGCTGGCTGCGGGGAATGAAGTGCATGTGGAGCAAGGTAGGGCGGACCCACCGCATGCCATTGATCCACGGATGGCGACCGCCTGGCTCCGCGGACATTTGATGGTCACGGACGCGCGGCTCGGTGATGTGCTCGATGAAGTTCGACGCTACTATCCCGGCACCATCATTATCCTGAATCCCACGTTGAATCAGATTCATGTGACTGGTACCTATCACTTAGACCAGCCGGCCGCGCTGCTCACGACGCTGTCTCGGACGCTTCCCTTCCACATGGTCACGGTCGCTGACCGCCTGGCTGTCCTGTACTAG